One part of the Leclercia sp. LSNIH1 genome encodes these proteins:
- the fbpC gene encoding ferric ABC transporter ATP-binding protein, producing the protein MTQKHFVELRNVTKRFGANTVIENINLAIPQGQMVTLLGPSGCGKTTVLRLVAGLEKPTDGQILIDGEDVTHRSIQQRDICMVFQSYALFPHMSLGENVGYGLKMLGVSRAEIKSRVKEALAMVDLEGFEDRYVDQISGGQQQRVALARALILKPKVLLFDEPLSNLDANLRRSMRDKIRELQKQFNITSLYVTHDQSEAFAVSDTVLVMNKGNIMQIGSPQDLYRQPASRFMASFMGDANLFPATFTQDYVAIHGYRLPRPLHFAAQGAGTVGVRPEAITLSQHGETSQRCVIRHVAYMGPQYEVIVEWHGQEILLQVNATRLQPDVGEAYFLEIHPYGMFVLADAA; encoded by the coding sequence ATGACTCAGAAACATTTCGTTGAACTGCGTAACGTGACCAAGCGCTTTGGCGCCAACACGGTGATTGAAAACATCAACTTGGCGATCCCCCAGGGGCAGATGGTGACCCTGCTCGGCCCCTCCGGCTGCGGCAAAACCACGGTGCTGCGTCTGGTGGCGGGGCTGGAAAAACCCACCGACGGGCAGATCCTCATCGACGGCGAAGACGTGACCCACCGCTCCATTCAGCAGCGTGATATCTGCATGGTATTCCAGTCTTACGCCCTCTTCCCGCACATGTCGCTGGGGGAGAACGTCGGCTACGGCCTGAAGATGCTCGGCGTGTCGCGCGCGGAGATCAAATCCCGCGTCAAAGAGGCGCTGGCGATGGTGGATCTGGAGGGCTTCGAAGACCGCTATGTGGATCAGATCTCCGGCGGCCAGCAGCAGCGCGTGGCGCTCGCCCGCGCCCTGATCCTCAAACCGAAAGTGCTGCTGTTTGATGAGCCGCTGAGTAACCTCGACGCCAACCTGCGGCGCAGCATGCGGGATAAGATCCGCGAGCTGCAAAAGCAGTTCAACATCACCTCGCTGTATGTGACCCACGACCAGAGCGAGGCCTTTGCGGTCTCGGACACCGTGCTGGTGATGAACAAGGGCAACATCATGCAGATTGGCTCCCCGCAGGATCTCTATCGCCAGCCCGCGTCGCGCTTTATGGCGAGCTTTATGGGCGATGCCAACCTGTTCCCGGCCACCTTCACCCAGGATTACGTGGCGATCCACGGCTATCGCCTGCCGCGCCCGCTCCACTTTGCCGCCCAGGGGGCTGGCACCGTTGGGGTACGCCCGGAGGCGATCACCCTGAGCCAGCACGGCGAGACGAGTCAGCGCTGCGTGATCCGCCACGTCGCCTATATGGGGCCGCAGTATGAGGTGATTGTGGAGTGGCACGGCCAGGAGATTTTGTTGCAGGTGAACGCGACAAGGCTGCAGCCGGACGTGGGGGAAGCGTATTTCCTGGAGATCCATCCGTATGGGATGTTTGTGCTGGCAGATGCGGCGTAA
- a CDS encoding putative T6SS immunity periplasmic lipoprotein produces the protein MKRLLTLPFIVILTGCPGGGKPASIHRSVYMQNNTICFTINKSDILKRYSIYYWPNKKYTVIEAKDNISLSYPDTCVNVKLPKGYNYNIAYNLNGVSYSDSFFIDNDGNR, from the coding sequence ATGAAGAGATTACTCACATTACCTTTTATTGTTATCCTTACGGGTTGCCCTGGTGGAGGAAAACCAGCATCAATACATCGTAGCGTGTATATGCAAAATAACACCATCTGCTTTACTATAAACAAGAGTGATATTCTAAAACGTTATAGCATTTACTATTGGCCAAATAAAAAATACACAGTTATAGAAGCAAAAGATAATATATCTTTATCCTATCCTGACACATGTGTAAACGTTAAATTGCCAAAGGGATATAACTACAATATTGCATATAATTTAAATGGAGTCAGTTATTCTGATTCATTCTTTATCGACAACGATGGGAACAGATAA
- the mmuM gene encoding homocysteine S-methyltransferase produces MSQNNPLTALLESQPFVVLDGAMATELEARGCNLADSLWSAKVLMEDPELIRDVHLDYFRAGAQVAITASYQATPEGFAARGLDEAHSRALISKSVELARKAREAYLAENPQAGTRLVAGSVGPYGAFLADGSEYRGDYVRSAEVFTAFHRPRVEALLDAGADLLACETLPSFAEIKALADLLTAYPRARAWFSFTLRDSEHLSDGTPLREVVSVLATYPQVIALGINCIALEKTTSALQHLQSLTALPLVVYPNSGEHYDAVSKTWHHHGEACETLAGYLPQWLAAGAKLIGGCCRTTPKDIAEITARR; encoded by the coding sequence ATGTCGCAGAATAATCCGCTTACCGCCCTCCTTGAAAGCCAGCCCTTTGTGGTGCTGGACGGTGCGATGGCAACGGAGCTGGAAGCGCGCGGCTGTAACCTGGCCGACAGCCTGTGGTCGGCGAAGGTATTAATGGAGGACCCGGAGCTGATCCGCGACGTACACCTCGACTACTTCCGTGCCGGGGCGCAGGTGGCGATCACCGCCAGCTATCAGGCCACGCCGGAGGGGTTTGCCGCCCGCGGGCTGGACGAGGCGCACTCCCGGGCGCTGATTAGCAAAAGCGTTGAGCTGGCGCGCAAGGCGCGGGAAGCGTATCTGGCGGAAAACCCGCAGGCCGGCACGCGGCTGGTGGCCGGTTCGGTCGGGCCCTATGGCGCATTCCTGGCGGACGGGTCGGAATACCGCGGCGATTATGTACGCAGCGCAGAGGTCTTTACCGCCTTTCATCGTCCGCGGGTAGAGGCGTTGCTGGATGCCGGGGCGGATCTGCTGGCCTGCGAAACCCTGCCATCGTTTGCTGAAATTAAGGCTCTGGCGGATCTGCTGACGGCCTACCCGCGCGCCCGGGCGTGGTTCTCGTTTACGCTGCGCGACAGCGAGCACCTGAGCGACGGCACGCCGCTGCGCGAGGTGGTGTCGGTGCTGGCGACTTATCCGCAGGTGATTGCGCTAGGGATTAACTGTATCGCGCTGGAGAAGACCACTAGCGCGCTGCAACACCTGCAAAGCCTGACCGCGTTACCGCTGGTGGTCTATCCGAACTCGGGCGAGCATTACGATGCGGTGAGCAAAACCTGGCATCATCACGGGGAAGCGTGCGAGACGCTGGCGGGGTATTTGCCGCAGTGGCTGGCGGCGGGGGCGAAGCTGATTGGGGGGTGTTGCAGGACGACGCCGAAGGATATTGCTGAGATTACTGCCCGGCGCTGA
- a CDS encoding type IV secretion protein Rhs encodes MPVDESIKPTSGTPIVPGGVRQLTIGEIALARTLFGGSLIYSRIWVHREGYLPFNLQPVDVAMAPDGELWFREGTYSPDFSLERDLQKKHRFMHEMVHAWQAQKGMFVRTRGLFSRLADYSYSLDKADFLHYGLEQQASIASDYWLLLTYGFNSDTLYLTEYRDYHPNVSTYELIRKYKSVLKGFPG; translated from the coding sequence ATGCCAGTTGATGAAAGTATAAAACCCACATCAGGAACACCGATTGTACCTGGTGGCGTCAGACAACTAACGATAGGTGAAATTGCATTAGCCAGGACTTTATTTGGTGGAAGTCTGATCTATAGCCGCATTTGGGTACATCGTGAAGGGTATTTACCATTCAACCTGCAACCTGTAGATGTTGCAATGGCTCCTGACGGCGAATTATGGTTTAGAGAGGGAACCTATTCACCGGATTTTTCTTTAGAAAGAGACCTGCAGAAGAAACACAGATTTATGCATGAAATGGTTCATGCATGGCAAGCACAAAAGGGAATGTTTGTGAGAACCAGAGGGTTATTCTCTCGCCTGGCTGATTATAGTTACAGTTTAGACAAAGCTGACTTCCTCCATTATGGGCTAGAACAACAAGCATCAATTGCCAGCGATTATTGGCTACTTCTTACCTATGGATTTAATAGTGATACGTTATATTTAACAGAATATAGAGATTATCATCCGAATGTATCCACTTATGAACTCATTAGAAAATACAAATCAGTCCTGAAAGGATTTCCGGGATGA
- the mmuP gene encoding S-methylmethionine permease, producing MQTEQNGQLQRTMKTRHLIMLSLGGVIGTGLFFNTGYIISTTGAAGTLLAYLIGALVVWLVMQCLGELSVAMPETGAFHVYAARYLGPATGYTVAWLYWLTWTVALGSSFTAAGFCMQYWFPQVPVWVWCVLFCAVIFALNVISTRFFAEGEFWFSLVKVITIIAFIVLGGAAIFGFIPMQDGSPAPGLSNLTAEGWFPHGGLPILMTMVAVNFAFSGTELIGIAAGETENPHKVIPVAIRTTIARLIIFFIGTVFVLAALIPMQQAGVEKSPFVLVFEKVGIPYAADIVNFVILTAILSAANSGLYASGRMLWSLSNENTLPRCFARLNKNGVPLTALSVSMLGGVLALFSSVVAPDTVFVALSAISGFAVVAVWISICASHFVFRRRHLQAGKPLGDLHYRAPWYPLVPVLGFILCLVACVGLAFDPSQRIALYCGLPFVALCYGAYYLTQNLKTQEPEHVAE from the coding sequence ATGCAAACAGAACAAAACGGACAGCTACAGCGCACCATGAAGACTCGCCACCTGATCATGCTGTCGCTTGGCGGCGTGATTGGCACCGGGCTCTTTTTTAATACGGGTTACATTATTTCCACCACCGGAGCGGCGGGCACGCTGCTGGCCTATCTGATTGGCGCGCTGGTGGTCTGGCTGGTGATGCAGTGCCTCGGCGAACTCTCCGTGGCGATGCCGGAGACCGGCGCCTTTCACGTCTATGCCGCACGCTATCTCGGCCCGGCAACCGGCTACACCGTGGCGTGGCTCTACTGGCTCACCTGGACGGTAGCGCTGGGATCGAGCTTTACCGCCGCCGGATTCTGCATGCAGTACTGGTTCCCGCAGGTGCCGGTCTGGGTGTGGTGCGTACTCTTCTGCGCGGTCATTTTTGCCCTCAACGTCATCTCGACCCGCTTCTTTGCCGAAGGGGAGTTCTGGTTCTCGCTGGTCAAAGTGATCACCATCATCGCCTTTATTGTTCTGGGCGGCGCGGCCATCTTTGGCTTTATCCCGATGCAGGACGGTTCTCCCGCGCCGGGGCTCAGCAACCTTACCGCCGAAGGCTGGTTCCCGCACGGCGGCCTGCCGATCCTGATGACCATGGTGGCGGTTAACTTTGCCTTCTCCGGCACCGAGCTAATCGGCATTGCGGCGGGTGAAACCGAAAACCCGCACAAGGTGATTCCTGTCGCCATTCGCACCACCATTGCGCGGCTGATCATCTTCTTTATTGGCACCGTATTTGTGCTGGCGGCGCTGATCCCGATGCAGCAGGCCGGGGTGGAAAAAAGCCCGTTCGTGCTGGTGTTTGAGAAGGTGGGCATTCCGTATGCCGCGGATATCGTTAACTTTGTGATCCTGACGGCGATCCTCTCGGCGGCCAACTCCGGACTCTACGCTTCCGGGCGGATGCTGTGGTCCCTGTCGAATGAAAACACCCTGCCGCGCTGCTTTGCCCGGCTGAATAAAAACGGCGTGCCGCTAACGGCGCTGTCGGTGTCGATGCTCGGCGGCGTGCTGGCGCTCTTCTCAAGCGTAGTGGCCCCGGATACGGTGTTTGTCGCGCTGTCGGCGATTTCCGGTTTTGCGGTGGTGGCAGTGTGGATCAGCATCTGCGCCTCGCACTTTGTCTTCCGCCGTCGCCATCTGCAGGCGGGCAAACCGCTTGGCGATCTGCACTACCGCGCCCCGTGGTATCCGCTGGTGCCGGTGCTGGGCTTTATCCTCTGCCTGGTGGCCTGCGTCGGCCTGGCCTTTGACCCGAGCCAGCGCATTGCCCTTTACTGTGGTTTGCCGTTTGTGGCGCTCTGCTATGGCGCGTACTACCTTACTCAAAATCTGAAAACCCAGGAGCCTGAACATGTCGCAGAATAA
- a CDS encoding AI-2E family transporter, whose protein sequence is MRFNGLTKGFFILILLMVSWAFFDVLSPYFSAILWAAILAVIFYPVKNTLRIKLGDRNGLAALLSVLLICLIVFIPLMVIFSSLAFELNIVYTRLQQNDTQFSGVFAGLFSHLPDWLRALMIEHDLDTAAQIQQKLSEAALRGGQYLAGSAFLIGKGTFGFAISFGVMVYLLFFLLKDGPWLVRQILDSLPLSNFAKHHLFAKFAGVARATVKGTAVVALVQGVLGGIAFWIVGINGSILWGALIAFLSLIPAVGSAIVWVPAAIFLFATHQLWQGLFIVGFFVLVVGLVDNLLRPLLVGKDTKMPDYLILITTLGGMEIYGINGFVIGPLIAALFIACWNLLSGRDHAGNAEEIDDAIIEEGKNSPDL, encoded by the coding sequence ATGCGATTTAACGGACTGACCAAAGGTTTCTTCATACTGATACTGCTGATGGTCTCATGGGCGTTTTTTGATGTGCTGTCGCCCTACTTCTCGGCCATTCTGTGGGCTGCTATCCTGGCGGTGATTTTCTACCCGGTCAAAAACACCCTGCGTATCAAACTGGGGGATCGCAACGGGCTGGCGGCGCTGCTGAGCGTGCTGCTTATCTGCCTCATCGTCTTTATTCCGCTGATGGTGATCTTTTCCTCATTAGCCTTTGAACTCAATATTGTTTACACGCGCCTGCAGCAGAACGACACCCAATTTTCCGGGGTGTTCGCTGGTCTCTTCTCTCACCTGCCAGACTGGCTGCGCGCGCTGATGATCGAGCATGATCTCGACACTGCCGCGCAGATCCAGCAAAAGCTCTCTGAAGCGGCGTTACGCGGCGGGCAATATCTTGCCGGCAGCGCCTTCCTGATTGGTAAAGGCACCTTTGGCTTCGCCATCAGCTTTGGCGTGATGGTCTATCTGCTCTTTTTCCTGTTGAAAGATGGCCCGTGGCTGGTGCGCCAGATCCTCGACAGCCTGCCGCTGTCGAATTTCGCCAAACACCATCTGTTTGCCAAATTTGCTGGGGTTGCCCGAGCGACGGTAAAAGGCACGGCCGTGGTGGCCCTGGTCCAGGGTGTGCTGGGCGGTATCGCCTTCTGGATAGTCGGTATTAATGGCAGTATCTTGTGGGGGGCGCTGATTGCGTTCCTGTCGCTGATCCCGGCGGTCGGCTCGGCCATCGTCTGGGTACCGGCAGCTATTTTCCTCTTCGCCACCCATCAGCTATGGCAGGGCCTGTTTATCGTCGGCTTCTTTGTGCTGGTGGTGGGGCTGGTGGATAACCTGCTGCGCCCGCTGCTGGTGGGAAAAGACACCAAAATGCCCGATTATCTTATCCTCATCACTACCCTCGGCGGGATGGAGATTTACGGCATCAACGGTTTTGTGATTGGTCCGTTAATCGCCGCCCTGTTTATCGCCTGCTGGAACCTGCTTTCGGGTCGCGATCATGCCGGTAATGCCGAAGAGATTGACGATGCGATTATCGAGGAAGGGAAAAATTCGCCTGATTTATGA
- a CDS encoding diguanylate cyclase: MRIATITNWAYGATVCLTIASGVAMLMASSAESVERQAVEQRYVFDQLTEEVEVDAWALSDLARLYVIKQDPAVAEEYRQKAETMVRIEHRLQKLKDAGASDEELALLHEGLQMADALQDEQQSAIASVGRGQQPQAIELLYNERYESELEQVQNQLDHFRQMLDRRTNVAIEDATAKSRALRTLSEVMVGLTALMFLFVLGFILKRRVLRPVVRLSDVVNRLASQDYGVEAPDYRQIDEIGDMAQAIRIFRENGLVRQRLEKERDADWAIRELLARMTQRLQGCESVEDVLNVAQLFAPGIAPGIPGQLWLLEREPWQMHCAAEWLDPQGESDPFHPDQCWAVRRGQSHPPVTGEPDITCYHLPDACASHALCVPLIAQGETIGLLSFQNVTPAMAPSRAYLELMAEALGLALANQRLRDALLEKALFDPLTGLRNRHHLEDALRTQINQAMHSGTPLSCLMIDIDYFKAINDRLGHDAGDLVIKSVATIVQRAVSDKGMAFRYGGEEFLALLPGADEETAFTCASEIHTAVHNLTLRYELSEIGPVDVSIGIASYPQHAQGDNLLRAADVALYRAKELGRSRIVSFGMLEGG; the protein is encoded by the coding sequence GTGCGTATCGCCACTATCACTAACTGGGCATACGGTGCCACGGTTTGTCTGACTATCGCTTCCGGCGTGGCTATGTTGATGGCCTCCAGCGCCGAAAGCGTTGAGCGGCAGGCCGTTGAACAGCGCTACGTCTTCGATCAGCTCACCGAAGAGGTGGAAGTTGACGCCTGGGCGCTCTCCGACCTGGCGCGGTTGTACGTCATAAAACAGGATCCCGCGGTGGCAGAGGAGTACCGCCAGAAAGCGGAAACGATGGTCAGAATTGAGCATCGCCTGCAAAAGCTGAAAGATGCGGGTGCCAGTGATGAAGAGCTGGCGCTGCTGCACGAAGGTTTGCAGATGGCCGATGCGCTGCAGGATGAGCAACAGAGTGCTATCGCCAGCGTCGGTCGCGGGCAGCAGCCTCAGGCCATTGAACTGCTTTATAACGAGCGTTACGAGAGCGAGCTGGAGCAGGTCCAGAATCAGCTCGATCATTTTCGTCAGATGCTGGACCGCCGCACCAATGTGGCAATTGAGGATGCCACGGCAAAATCCCGCGCGCTGCGTACCCTCTCCGAGGTGATGGTCGGCCTGACCGCACTAATGTTTTTGTTTGTGCTCGGTTTTATCCTCAAACGCCGGGTGCTGCGCCCGGTGGTGCGCCTGAGTGATGTGGTCAACCGACTGGCGTCTCAGGATTATGGGGTCGAAGCCCCGGATTACCGGCAGATCGACGAGATTGGCGATATGGCCCAGGCGATCCGTATCTTTCGTGAAAACGGTCTGGTACGGCAGCGGCTGGAAAAAGAGCGTGATGCCGACTGGGCGATCCGCGAGCTGCTGGCGCGAATGACGCAGCGGCTGCAAGGGTGCGAGTCCGTCGAGGATGTCCTGAACGTGGCGCAACTGTTCGCGCCCGGCATAGCGCCGGGCATTCCCGGACAGCTCTGGCTTCTCGAAAGGGAGCCGTGGCAGATGCACTGTGCCGCCGAATGGCTCGACCCGCAGGGTGAGTCCGATCCCTTCCATCCGGACCAGTGCTGGGCCGTGCGCCGCGGGCAGAGTCATCCGCCAGTGACCGGCGAGCCGGATATTACCTGTTACCACCTCCCCGACGCCTGTGCCAGCCATGCGCTCTGCGTTCCCCTGATTGCCCAGGGCGAAACCATCGGCCTGCTCTCGTTCCAGAACGTGACCCCGGCGATGGCTCCATCCCGCGCCTATCTGGAGCTGATGGCCGAGGCGCTCGGTCTGGCGCTGGCCAACCAGCGCCTGCGTGATGCCCTGCTGGAGAAAGCGTTGTTCGACCCGCTGACTGGCTTGCGTAACCGCCACCATCTGGAAGATGCTCTGCGCACCCAGATAAACCAGGCGATGCACAGCGGTACGCCATTAAGCTGCCTGATGATCGATATCGATTACTTTAAAGCCATCAACGACAGACTGGGCCACGACGCGGGAGACCTGGTGATTAAAAGCGTGGCGACCATTGTCCAGCGTGCAGTAAGCGACAAAGGCATGGCGTTCCGCTATGGCGGCGAGGAGTTTCTGGCCCTGCTGCCGGGCGCGGATGAAGAGACGGCGTTTACCTGCGCCAGTGAAATTCATACCGCTGTGCATAACCTGACGCTGCGTTATGAGCTCTCGGAGATCGGCCCGGTTGATGTATCGATCGGTATTGCCAGCTATCCGCAGCACGCTCAGGGCGATAACCTGCTGCGTGCCGCCGACGTGGCGCTCTACCGGGCGAAAGAGCTGGGGCGTTCAAGGATCGTCAGCTTTGGGATGCTGGAGGGGGGTTAA
- a CDS encoding Hcp family type VI secretion system effector, producing the protein MSLPAYLFLYDENGMQIPGDCMALGREGAIEVMNSSYGVRQPVDSNTGNMTGCRQHSPVVIHKQLDKTSPFFAIAVCEQKRFQKAVLKYYEIVEAGIETEIYNIKLEGVVVSSVDFTHVYYPGSTTPNMHEVVGLRFRGIEWNYVRGNIKYDDAWMKPAKPNETQK; encoded by the coding sequence ATGTCACTACCAGCTTATTTATTTCTGTATGATGAAAATGGAATGCAAATTCCAGGAGATTGCATGGCTTTAGGCCGTGAGGGTGCAATAGAAGTTATGAATAGTAGTTACGGCGTAAGGCAGCCAGTAGACAGCAATACAGGAAACATGACAGGATGTAGACAACATAGTCCTGTAGTAATTCATAAACAACTTGATAAAACCAGCCCTTTCTTTGCTATCGCTGTGTGTGAGCAAAAGAGATTTCAAAAAGCGGTGCTTAAATATTATGAAATCGTAGAAGCAGGAATAGAGACGGAGATTTATAATATTAAGCTAGAGGGTGTTGTCGTTTCTTCTGTAGATTTCACTCATGTTTATTATCCTGGTAGTACTACCCCGAACATGCATGAAGTAGTGGGACTTAGATTCCGAGGTATTGAATGGAATTATGTAAGAGGAAATATTAAATATGATGATGCATGGATGAAGCCAGCAAAACCGAATGAGACGCAAAAATAA
- a CDS encoding ABC transporter permease — translation MSQTLALHPVKKRDAVFLWVFVSWLAFALLPSWSLDYGLLESTGDEILDAYSWSHFNISWLWYLLPTLLLVRPFTEAKREQRSRHYLDAGWALLCMAFVVISATLEGRGLGYATIVLFVALGAIMTLALTRLEWLGGDRFVIGSLITIVALIGIFIVWPSIAIFIPMFTNDAGEFAPLAFMNVLSQAHIIQVIINSILLSIAVGIGCTFFGLVLAIYTTRIARRSAIIGRIFSILPIVTPPFVVGLGVTLMMGRSGYITELMVDWFGLTNTNWLYGFTGIWLAQVLAFTPMAFMILDGAIKTIHPSLEEASYTLRASRWQTFNGVFVPLLKPALANAFLIVIVQSLADFSNPLVLGGNFDVLATQIYFYITGSQLDYQAASTLGAFLLLFSLLVFCIQYMWIGKRSYVTVSGKSYRGDVQPLPVTLVWSVVALLAVWIAFNALLYGSIFYGSFTVNWGVDYTLTLDNFIKLFGQGMSDGAWPSLLDTLLYAGIAAPITAAFGLLIAWVVVRQQFRGKKTIEFTTMLCFAVPGTVAGVSYILAFNSAPVYLTGTAAIVIISMVMRNVPVGIRAGIAGLGQIDKSLDEASLSLRAGSLRTITHILLPLLRPAILSALIYSFVRAITTVSAIVFLVTPDTRVATAYILNRVEDGEYGVAIAYGSILIVVMLAIIFLFDWLIGEARISRSKAKNQA, via the coding sequence ATGTCACAGACACTCGCTCTCCATCCCGTAAAAAAACGGGATGCGGTCTTCCTTTGGGTTTTTGTTAGCTGGCTGGCGTTTGCCCTTCTGCCGAGCTGGAGCCTGGATTACGGCCTGCTGGAGTCCACCGGCGACGAGATCCTCGACGCCTACAGTTGGTCTCACTTCAACATCAGCTGGCTGTGGTATCTGCTCCCCACCCTGCTGCTGGTGCGCCCGTTCACCGAGGCGAAGCGCGAGCAGCGTAGCCGTCACTACCTGGACGCCGGCTGGGCACTGCTGTGCATGGCCTTTGTGGTCATCAGCGCCACCCTCGAAGGACGCGGCCTGGGCTACGCCACCATCGTGCTGTTTGTAGCGCTGGGGGCGATCATGACCCTGGCCCTCACCCGCCTCGAGTGGCTGGGCGGCGACCGCTTTGTCATCGGCTCGCTGATTACCATTGTCGCCCTGATCGGCATCTTTATCGTCTGGCCGAGCATCGCCATCTTTATTCCGATGTTCACCAACGACGCCGGGGAGTTCGCGCCGCTGGCGTTTATGAATGTGCTCTCCCAGGCGCATATCATCCAGGTGATCATCAACTCGATCCTGCTCTCGATCGCCGTCGGCATCGGCTGCACCTTCTTCGGCCTGGTGCTGGCGATCTACACCACCCGCATCGCCAGACGCAGCGCCATTATTGGCCGTATTTTCTCCATTCTGCCGATTGTTACCCCGCCGTTCGTGGTAGGTCTCGGCGTGACGCTGATGATGGGTCGCTCCGGCTATATTACGGAGCTGATGGTGGACTGGTTTGGGCTGACCAATACCAACTGGCTGTATGGCTTCACCGGTATCTGGCTGGCGCAAGTGCTGGCCTTTACGCCGATGGCCTTTATGATCCTCGACGGGGCGATCAAGACCATTCATCCGTCGCTGGAGGAGGCGTCGTACACCCTGCGCGCCAGCCGCTGGCAGACCTTTAACGGCGTCTTTGTCCCGCTGCTCAAGCCCGCGCTGGCCAACGCCTTTTTGATTGTCATCGTCCAGTCGCTGGCCGACTTCAGTAACCCGCTGGTGCTGGGGGGTAACTTCGACGTGCTGGCGACGCAGATCTACTTCTACATCACCGGCTCTCAGCTCGACTATCAGGCCGCCAGCACCCTCGGCGCCTTTCTGCTGCTCTTCTCCCTGCTGGTGTTCTGCATTCAGTATATGTGGATCGGCAAGCGCTCCTACGTCACCGTCTCCGGCAAGTCCTACCGCGGCGACGTCCAGCCCCTGCCGGTCACCCTGGTGTGGAGCGTGGTTGCCCTGCTGGCGGTGTGGATCGCCTTTAACGCCCTGCTTTACGGCAGCATTTTCTACGGCAGCTTTACCGTCAACTGGGGGGTGGATTACACCCTGACGCTGGATAACTTTATCAAGCTCTTCGGCCAGGGGATGAGCGACGGGGCATGGCCTTCACTGCTCGATACCCTGCTCTACGCCGGGATTGCGGCACCGATCACCGCCGCCTTCGGTCTGCTGATCGCCTGGGTGGTGGTGCGCCAGCAGTTCAGGGGTAAAAAGACCATCGAGTTCACTACCATGCTCTGCTTTGCGGTACCGGGTACCGTGGCGGGGGTGTCATACATCCTCGCCTTTAACAGCGCCCCGGTCTACCTGACCGGCACCGCCGCCATCGTCATTATCTCCATGGTGATGCGTAACGTGCCGGTGGGCATTCGCGCCGGGATCGCGGGTTTGGGCCAGATCGATAAATCGCTGGACGAAGCCTCGCTGAGCCTGCGCGCCGGGAGCCTGCGCACCATTACGCATATTCTGCTGCCGCTGCTGCGCCCGGCCATTCTGTCGGCGCTGATCTACAGCTTTGTGCGCGCCATTACCACCGTCAGCGCCATTGTGTTCCTCGTCACGCCGGATACCCGGGTGGCAACGGCCTACATTCTGAACCGCGTGGAAGACGGTGAATACGGCGTGGCGATTGCCTACGGCTCGATCCTGATTGTGGTCATGCTGGCGATCATTTTCCTCTTTGACTGGCTCATCGGTGAGGCGCGTATCTCCCGTTCAAAAGCCAAAAACCAGGCGTAA